A region of Mycoplasmopsis bovirhinis DNA encodes the following proteins:
- a CDS encoding phospholipase D-like domain-containing protein, whose protein sequence is LSYYLTYNTLDPNLINSRALLVTDSPSYSYSTIEDFLLLALSNAKNSIKIATPYFTLTSSLEKLLIVALKTGVQITIYFPGLADKRLVYKTGLNQLNRYIKFGLRVKIYKDHFLHSKMGLIDDEIAWIGTNNLDPRSMFSQYETVDILHGPIVDELRLLFATYDKKSFNWHKVPNIERKYNKIENFFFNWIKTLI, encoded by the coding sequence TTGAGTTATTATTTAACTTATAATACTTTAGATCCAAATTTAATTAATTCTAGAGCATTATTAGTTACTGACTCACCTTCTTACTCATATTCTACAATTGAAGATTTCTTGCTTTTGGCTTTATCTAATGCTAAAAATTCAATTAAAATTGCTACACCTTATTTTACCTTAACTAGCTCTTTAGAAAAATTACTAATTGTTGCTTTAAAGACTGGTGTACAAATTACAATTTATTTCCCTGGATTAGCTGATAAAAGATTGGTTTATAAAACAGGCTTAAACCAACTTAACCGTTATATTAAATTTGGTTTAAGAGTTAAAATTTATAAAGATCATTTTTTGCACTCAAAAATGGGTTTAATCGATGATGAAATTGCTTGGATAGGAACAAACAATTTAGATCCTCGCAGCATGTTTTCGCAATATGAAACAGTTGATATTTTACATGGCCCAATAGTTGATGAATTAAGACTTTTATTTGCTACTTATGATAAAAAGTCATTTAACTGACATAAAGTTCCAAACATAGAGCGTAAGTATAATAAAATTGAAAACTTCTTTTTTAATTGAATTAAAACTTTAATATAA